A single window of Candoia aspera isolate rCanAsp1 chromosome 3, rCanAsp1.hap2, whole genome shotgun sequence DNA harbors:
- the BASP1 gene encoding brain acid soluble protein 1 — protein MGGKLSKKKKGYNVNDEKTKDKDKKAEGTAAEEGEAPKENEQSQQTTTETAEVKENNKEEMGDKDAQVAANKTEEKEGEKGVSPEEPKKPEPEKPDALGDTKAEPPKSTETSKEEPSSDAAPASSDAPKSSELSGDAKASQPSEVTATSKGDDKGKEEGEAKKTEAPAVQETKSDVAQASDSKPSSSSSEAAPSSKETPPTTEAPSSTPKASEPAAPPEEVKPSEAPAANSDQTIAVKD, from the coding sequence ATGGGAGGCAAACTGAGCAAGAAGAAGAAGGGTTATAATGTGAATGATGAAAAGACCAAAGACAAAGACAAGAAGGCTGAGGGAACAGCAGCTGAGGAAGGGGAGGCTCCAAAAGAGAATGAGCAAAGCCAGCAGACCACCACGGAAACTGCAGAAGTGAAGGAGAATAACAAAGAGGAGATGGGAGACAAGGATGCCCAGGTAGCTGCCAACAagacagaagagaaggaaggggagaaaggtGTCAGCCCAGAAGAACCGAAGAAGCCAGAGCCAGAGAAACCGGACGCTCTGGGCGACACAAAGGCAGAGCCTCCGAAGAGCACCGAAACCTCTAAGGAGGAGCCGAGCTCAGATGCCGCTCCAGCCAGCAGCGACGCCCCTAAATCCTCAGAGCTCAGTGGTGATGCAAAAGCTTCCCAGCCTTCAGAGGTCACAGCTACTAGTAAAGGAGATGACAAGGGCAAGGAGGAAGGGGAGGCCAAAAAGACTGAGGCTCCTGCAGTCCAAGAAACTAAAAGCGACGTGGCCCAGGCTTCAGACTCAaaacccagcagcagcagcagcgaggcTGCGCCTTCTTCCAAGGAGACCCCGCCAACCACAGAAGCACCTAGTTCTACTCCTAAGGCCTCAGAGCCTGCAGCCCCACCAGAGGAAGTGAAACCCTCTGAAGCTCCAGCAGCAAATTCGGATCAAACCATAGCAGTGAAGGATTAA